In Cydia splendana chromosome 26, ilCydSple1.2, whole genome shotgun sequence, the following are encoded in one genomic region:
- the LOC134803201 gene encoding histone H1C-like, giving the protein MADTAVAADAPAPATPAKKPKASASAGAKKPKAKPTHPKTSEMVNSAIKELKERSGSSLQAIKKYIAAQYKVDAEKLAPFIRKYLKSAVESGALIQTKGKGASGSFKLESKTSSAGKKPAAAKKSSAKSSAAAKKPAAAKPAKAKKAAASPAKPKAATKDKKAAAAKKKPAAKKPSTPAKGKSAAAPKAKKTAKPPTKKPKAPKPKKAAAAPKAKPAAKKAASKK; this is encoded by the coding sequence atggccgatACCGCAGTTGCAGCCGACGCTCCCGCCCCGGCGACGCCCGCGAAGAAGCCTAAGGCGTCCGCCTCCGCAGGCGCTAAGAAGCCTAAGGCGAAGCCCACCCACCCTAAGACGTCCGAGATGGTTAACAGCGCCATCAAGGAGCTGAAGGAGAGGAGCGGTTCGTCCCTGCAGGCTATCAAGAAATACATCGCCGCCCAGTACAAGGTCGACGCCGAGAAACTGGCACCTTTCATCAGAAAATATTTGAAGAGCGCAGTCGAATCCGGCGCACTCATACAGACCAAAGGCAAGGGCGCGTCCGGTTCGTTCAAACTGGAGTCGAAGACATCATCCGCCGGCAAGAAGCCCGCCGCGGCCAAGAAATCTAGCGCTAAATCATCAGCCGCCGCTAAGAAGCCCGCCGCAGCAAAGCCCGCTAAGGCTAAGAAGGCCGCCGCATCCCCGGCCAAGCCTAAGGCCGCCACGAAGGACAAGAAGGCCGCCGCCGCCAAAAAGAAGCCCGCAGCGAAGAAACCTTCCACCCCCGCCAAGGGCAAGAGCGCCGCCGCGCCTAAGGCCAAGAAGACCGCGAAGCCGCCGACCAAGAAGCCTAAAGCTCCCAAGCCGAAGAAGGCTGCGGCCGCTCCCAAAGCGAAGCCCGCCGCTAAGAAGGCTGCCTCGAAGAAGTAA
- the LOC134803204 gene encoding histone H2A, whose translation MSGRGKGGKVKGKAKSRSNRAGLQFPVGRIHRLLRKGNYAERVGAGAPVYLAAVMEYLAAEVLELAGNAARDNKKTRIIPRHLQLAIRNDEELNKLLSGVTIAQGGVLPNIQAVLLPKKTEKKA comes from the coding sequence ATGTCTGGACGCGGTAAAGGTGGCAAGGTTAAGGGAAAGGCAAAGTCCCGTTCTAACCGTGCCGGACTCCAGTTCCCCGTCGGCCGTATCCACAGGCTTCTACGCAAGGGCAACTACGCCGAGCGCGTCGGTGCCGGTGCCCCGGTGTACCTGGCCGCCGTCATGGAATACCTGGCCGCTGAAGTTCTCGAGTTGGCAGGCAACGCCGCTCGCGACAACAAGAAGACCAGAATCATCCCTAGGCATCTCCAGCTGGCGATCCGCAACGACGAAGAGTTGAACAAGCTCCTCTCCGGTGTGACCATCGCCCAGGGTGGTGTGCTGCCTAACATTCAGGCCGTGCTCCTGCCCAAGAAGACCGAGAAGAAGGCTTAA
- the LOC134803487 gene encoding histone H3 has protein sequence MARTKQTARKSTGGKAPRKQLATKAARKSAPATGGVKKPHRYRPGTVALREIRRYQKSTELLIRKLPFQRLVREIAQDFKTDLRFQSSAVMALQEASEAYLVGLFEDTNLCAIHAKRVTIMPKDIQLARRIRGERA, from the coding sequence ATGGCCCGTACCAAGCAGACCGCTCGTAAATCCACCGGTGGTAAAGCGCCCCGTAAACAGCTCGCCACCAAGGCGGCCCGCAAGAGCGCGCCAGCCACCGGGGGCGTCAAGAAGCCCCATCGTTACAGGCCCGGCACCGTCGCCCTCCGTGAGATCCGTCGCTACCAGAAGAGCACCGAGCTTCTGATCCGCAAGCTGCCCTTCCAGCGTCTGGTGCGTGAGATCGCTCAGGACTTCAAGACCGACCTGCGCTTCCAGAGCTCTGCCGTTATGGCTCTCCAGGAGGCCAGCGAGGCTTACCTAGTAGGTCTCTTCGAGGACACCAACCTGTGCGCCATCCACGCCAAGCGTGTGACCATCATGCCCAAGGACATCCAGCTGGCTCGCAGGATCCGCGGTGAACGTGCCTAA
- the LOC134803570 gene encoding uncharacterized protein LOC134803570, with translation MTGRGKGGKGLGKGGAKRHRKVLRDNIQGITKPAIRRLARRGGVKRISGLIYEETRGVLKVFLENVIRDAVTYTEHAKRKTVTAMDVVYALKRQGRTLYGFGVFEMARTKQTARKSTGGKAPRKQLATKAARKSAPATGGVKKPHRYRPGTVALREIRRYQKSTELLIRKLPFQRLVREIAQDFKTDLRFQSSAVMALQEASEAYLVGLFEDTNLCAIHAKLAMTGRGKGGKGLGKGGAKRHRKVLRDNIQGITKPAIRRLARRGGVKRISGLIYEETRGVLKVFLENVIRDAVTYTEHAKRKTVTAMDVVYALKRQGRTLYGFGG, from the exons ATGACCGGTCGCGGTAAGGGAGGTAAAGGTCTGGGGAAAGGAGGAGCCAAGCGTCACAGGAAGGTGCTCCGTGATAACATCCAGGGTATCACCAAGCCCGCCATCCGTCGTCTCGCCCGCAGAGGTGGCGTCAAGCGTATCTCCGGTCTGATCTACGAGGAGACCCGCGGTGTTCTCAAGGTGTTCCTCGAGAACGTGATCCGTGACGCGGTCACCTACACCGAGCACGCCAAGAGGAAGACCGTCACCGCCATGGACGTCGTCTACGCTCTGAAGCGTCAGGGCCGCACCCTCTACGGTTTCGGTG TTTTCGAAATGGCCCGTACCAAGCAGACCGCTCGTAAATCCACCGGTGGTAAAGCGCCCCGTAAACAGCTCGCCACCAAGGCGGCCCGCAAGAGCGCGCCAGCCACCGGGGGCGTCAAGAAGCCCCATCGTTACAGGCCCGGCACCGTCGCCCTCCGTGAGATCCGTCGCTACCAGAAGAGCACCGAGCTTCTGATCCGCAAGCTGCCCTTCCAGCGTCTGGTGCGTGAGATCGCTCAGGACTTCAAGACCGACCTGCGCTTCCAGAGCTCTGCCGTTATGGCTCTCCAGGAGGCCAGCGAGGCTTACCTAGTAGGTCTCTTCGAGGACACCAACCTGTGCGCCATCCACGCCAAGC TCGCAATGACCGGTCGCGGTAAGGGAGGTAAAGGTCTGGGGAAAGGAGGAGCCAAGCGTCACAGGAAGGTGCTCCGTGATAACATCCAGGGTATCACCAAGCCCGCCATCCGTCGTCTCGCCCGCAGAGGTGGCGTCAAGCGTATCTCCGGTCTGATCTACGAGGAGACCCGCGGTGTTCTCAAGGTGTTCCTCGAGAACGTGATCCGTGACGCGGTCACCTACACCGAGCACGCCAAGAGGAAGACCGTCACCGCCATGGACGTCGTCTACGCTCTGAAGCGTCAGGGCCGCACCCTCTACGGTTTCGGTGGTTAA
- the LOC134803139 gene encoding histone H2B produces MPPKTSGKAAKKSGKAQKNISKSDSKKKKKHKRKESYAIYIYKVLKQVHPDTGISSKAMSIMNSFVNDIFERIAAEASRLAHYNKRSTITSREVQTSVRLLLPGELAKHAVSEGTKAVTKYTSSK; encoded by the coding sequence ATGCCACCCAAGACTAGCGGTAAGGCCGCCAAGAAATCCGGCAAGGCCCAGAAGAACATCTCCAAGTCGGACTCTAAGAAAAAGAAGAAGCATAAGCGCAAGGAGAGCTACGCCATCTACATCTACAAGGTGCTCAAGCAGGTCCACCCCGACACCGGTATCTCCAGCAAGGCCATGTCGATCATGAACTCGTTCGTGAACGATATCTTCGAGCGCATCGCCGCCGAGGCCTCCCGCCTCGCTCACTACAACAAGAGGTCCACCATCACCAGCAGGGAGGTGCAGACCTCCGTGAGGCTCTTGCTGCCCGGTGAGCTCGCCAAGCACGCCGTCAGTGAAGGCACCAAGGCCGTCACCAAGTACACCAGCTCCAAGTAA